The Nothobranchius furzeri strain GRZ-AD chromosome 17, NfurGRZ-RIMD1, whole genome shotgun sequence nucleotide sequence CCATAATAAAACTAAAGCTGAGAACAATTTTACCTGAACAAATAATTCCAAAAATCACAACCTGAACTGTGCTCAGCAACATCAAACCGGACCTTCCAGATTGGGCTGAGGGATAACCGCGGATGCTCTTGTGGTTGTTTCTCCCAAAGTGCTTTGATGTGGCTGGATTCAGGAACGGGAATATCGCTCCAGCTGCAGACGCCGTTATGTCTGCAGAGCAGAGAGCCGTCGCTCAAGACGCTTCTTACCTGAGAACATTTTAAAAAGTAGAAACAACATTTATCAGAGATTTACTTCAGGTTTTCTAACTGCTGTTGTTTATAGAGTCTATAATTACATTTTTCTATGATGTCGATGTCTTTTTGCTCAGTGAGGATTCGTGATAGACCCTCCATGAGCAGAAGGGCTTTGTTGTAGCGCTGCATCGTGGCTGCACCATAGTGGAACATCTCATCTAGAGCAGCTGACTGCACCTGAATGCGTTACGTGTTTAAAAGGCAGAGATGAGGACAGAACGATTCGATCTGAGACAAGCATGGACACTGTGACATGAACTCACCATATACACAGTATGGCTGTAGATGAGCTTCTCTGCTGTGAGCCCGCTGAAGCGGTCCATGAGCCTCTGCTTGTCAAGCAGGAAGGTCTGTAGCCGATCATTCAGGGTCCGGCAAAAAGTCACACAGTTCTTGTACATTCTGTTCAGCTTCCTGATCACTGGAAAAAGTTAAAAACATACACATTTTCTTTAAATATCTTACCTATAAGCTATCACAGAGAACAGCCCATCCATTAAAGACCGGCTCGTTATGAAAACAGCACCTTTTTTTACCTGCTTTAAAGCAACACTAGGCTATTGCtttgaaactggtttcagtggttcttgagcaagAAATTTGACCAACTTCCCATTAGACAGccctctgtagccctctgctgaccagaaactacacAACACCTTTGTGGCTCAGGTAGAAACACTAGTGGGGGTCTCTAGCTACTTTGCTGCAAAAGCTGTTTACAACGTAAAGAGctgaaaccagagtgaacatcagagtGGCCTACACTCGTTTGTTGGAGCTGAAGGGGGAAACAAAACcaaggactgatggtgacctggctttgttgctaccggACTTCTATGTAATAgtatttgtccaacagtgtggatattTTAATATCATGGCTTTTTTAGTATTAATTGGCTTGCGTTAACGTTAGCtgcttgttagcgctagctacagctgaCTGTGGCAggtttgtttacaacagttgtgatTCCACTTTCatccagtaggagggagaagcaggaaacccatttagtgttgctttaactgAGACTAAACAGCTCTTGGCTCATCCATTAATGATAGAACTCATGTATAAAGTCAAACAGCACCCCACCTTTAAGTATGAACACCTACAATTCCATGAGAATGTGGAGAAACAATCATCAATCAAACTGAACTTCTAAAAAGGTAACTGTGTCACTTTGAAAACACAAATTTACCTTGTTTGACTGTAGCGGAGGGCAGCAGCTGGCCCTGTTTTATATTTTCTTGAGCAGCGTACAGTGCAGATGACAGAAACTCCTCAGCTTTCATGTACAACACCAGCTGCTCTGCATAACTGGAGCACACGAGAAAACAAAGCTACTGCAAGGAAGATCTGTGCGATAAGAAGCTACTGCACATGCAGAAAGAACAATGGTCTCACCTCCACTCTCTGCTCAGAAGGCTGATCTGGTCCGTCACAAAGCTCTGCTCTAAGAAGGAGATATCAGGGCTGCTGACTGCACCCAGACCAGGGTCTTTTGAGGAAGCCAACTCCATAACGCAGGTGACAAAAGCCAAGGTGAAACGCAAGTTGCtcagtgtgtctgtgtgagctTGCTGCATAAAGAGAACATCAAAGTCTATGATGGTTAAATAAGATTTAAATGTATTTGTTTGTTCTTCGCCAACTACAGAGCAGAGCTCTCCCTCTGCGTTTGTCTTTACCTCCATCAGAGTATCTTCAGGAAGTGCAGGAGGGTGAAAAACCAGACTGTAGTGTGAACCAGCATCCATGACCTCCGTCTCACTATTCCTACGGCTTCCTCGCTGGAAGGGGCGGCTGCTGAGTAGCCAGGCTGAGTTAACGAAGCTGGGAGAGCCTGGGTTTTAGGCAAAAGGCACATTCAGCTTAACCGTGAGGAGCTGACAGAGCAGTGAAGACGGTTGATGAGGATTTATTTACAGACCTACTGCAACACGAGCTAAAATAACCTACCCGAGTACATCTTTGACACCACGTCTTCAGGAAGGGTGTTTCCGTTGGAGGGAGAACCCGCGGTAAAGAGCACAGCAGGCGGGCTCTCGGAGAGCTGAAAGACTTTGTGAcatccagaaggtggagctgtggAGCCAAACAAAGGAATAAGTAGCTGTACCTGActaatgtgtgtgtaaatgtggtgTTCTGCTGTCATTTCATAAGGATTAAATCTCACGTCGTTTTAGTCAATTTGCCAATTTCTCCAACACAAAAGCTGAATTTGGATTTTGGACGTATTTTGGTGACAGATTAGGAGACAGCAAACGATGAAGTGTTTATTTTACTCTGTACCTGTATCCATGCTTCTGTCACTGCTGAAACTCCCGTCGGGTTCTTCTTCAAACAGGTTTGCTTCAAAGGCCGCTTTCAGCAGCATGTCAGACAGTCTGCCGGCGCTgagggatctgaatgtttaaaaCAGCCACACACACATCGTAACTATCATGTAGTCCTCAAAGTACACCCAGGTTTACTAAAATATATCCAGTAACCGCGCTGACCTTTTGAAAGGGCCTTTCTTATTGGCGGATGTACTGTTGAGGTTGGTCTGTGAAGCAGGAGCTTGTTCCAGGGACTGCAGGTTTAGGAAGGTCCTGCTTCGGTTCGGCTTTCTAGGCTGCTACAAATGAAATGTTCCTCACGGTTAAAGACCTTTCTGCAGTGGTATGTGAGCTGTGTTTGTGAAGAGTGTAaagaaagatgtgcaggagaaatCTGAAGAGTTTAGGAGATCCATAGATGGAGGCTGACCCTGTGGCTGGAGGGGACCTGAGAGTCAGGAGAGCCCAGGGGAAGCCCGGTTCTTGTGCTGAGCGGGAGCGTCTGCTCTGACGTCTTTGGAGTCAGACCAGCTAAAACAGAATCATTACATAATTAAGTCATCTGGCTGATTTCCCCTGACAACAGATAAGTGATAAGTGCGAAATCAGATTAGTTTTATAACAAAACAACTTATTAAACCCACTTAATGACATGACTGTACAGGTTTTATCAGTTACCACCCAACCTTTGTGAATAAGGTCTGGCTGCTGCAGCCTCATGAGTAAACATCTGAAAGTCATGTACAGAGTCAGCTTGCCTCTTCATGTCTGCACATTTCTAATCCCACACTAGAAACATTAAACAAGAGGCCAGCTGGTTGCTACCTTGTGGGGAAGCTAGCTGAAGTTGGCCTCCTCCTTCCTCCAGTGTTGGGAAGCTAGAGGTAACAGCTGGACTTGGAGCTGAACACCCTCTACACTCCACAACGGCTGCAGCGCTGCAGTCAGCACAGCACAGCCCCGCCCTGAGAGACAGAAGACATCATCAAACACGGACAGATGGGAACAGACAATAAGACGATGTCTCTCTGAGGTGTTTGAACATGCCTAGTGGAGCCATGAGAACCCACGGGCTGCAGGTTCTGTTCCAGACGTTGGTAGTTGTGGATCTGAGTTGGAACGGGAATGGGTACGGATGGGGTGCAGCAACGGCCGTTTAATGTGGGAGGGTGGCTGCAGGGTTGGTGGGTGAGGACGTCAGGAGGGATTTAGCTGATGGGTAGGATGTGTACAAAAACAACCCAACATCTCTAAAATGTATTTATACCTAACAGGGTTGGGAGGAGAGTGTAGCGGGGCTGGAGGTGGTGGTGTCCTTCCTGCAGCTCCAGAGCCTCTCCTGGTCAGAGTGGAGCTCCTGAACAAACACATTTATGGCCCAATGAGGAAATGATGTCTTCTGACAGTAATAATCTGTGACAGTTGAACAGGAAGTGATGACTGACCCTCTACTCATCAAATAACTGTCGGTAGGTGACCCATCCCCCAGCTGGCATGAGTACTCGCCTATGAAACATGGCAGGGTTAGACCTTTTTATTAATGTTGCCTGTGAAGAAATATCTATGCAGTTAAGTAACCCAGATATCCTCAATACGGTGTCCACTTTGGGACATTTGTAGGGCTCGAGAAGACATCATCACACAAGAAATGAACAAAAGGGCATCAGGTATCGATAAAGAAGTCATCAGATTCCAGACCAGCCCTCTCTAAAACAACAAACACAAAGGGTGAACTGAATATTTACAACCTGCTGCTTCTTCTGAAAGCCACCTTTTCATCCCCTTACTCATGTTTCCCCGATGCTTTTCCATCTGTCAGCTTCTCAACACCTGATGCCCTTTCCCTGGCGACGGTTTTCTAATAGCTGATGTCTGGTGGCTTGTTTTCTGAATTCTGACACATTTTGTCTAAAGTCTGATATCAGAAGTCTGAAGATGTCTTCCCGTCTCCAGAGAGAAGCTCAGAAATCTTACAGGAGAACTGATCAGACACCATGACGTAATCTTCTGTATAAGATGTCTGATTTATAGCGTCTTGATTGGCTGCTTCCTTCTCCAAGAGGCTATCAGCGTCCTGTGCAGGCGAGCCTGGTGCGTTAGGCTGAAGTTGGTTCATCTCTTCTTCTAGATGCTGctaaatgaaaaagaaaatccCAGTTCACCAAAAGAAATCCGACTAAATGTTTTGTGTTTCACAGAGAGATTTAGTCTCATACATGAGGTGAAGCTGGCTGAGACGCGGAGGAGCTGCTGGAGGAACTAGCTGAGCCTGAGATGGGGTAGGAGAACACCATAGAAGGAGAACCTGTGGAGAAAAAGCAATCAGAAAGACTGCCAGGTGCCTGGGTCAGGAGCTGAATCGTCTCCTGAGCTGTACGCACATTTCTTTGCTGGTGAGTTTGTCTCCAGGAAAGGATGGTGGAAGAACTCTTCTGTAAATAGAAGGATTCACACAAAACACAAATACGTCACATTTAAATAACGTCATTATGAAAACCAGCAGACGGAAGTTTACCGAAGCTCATGCGCTCTCTGTGGTTTCTCTGTAGCAGCCCGAGAAGCAGGTGTCTTAAATGAGCAGAAGTTTCCTTTGGGATGCTGCGGGAGAACAATGACCTCCTTCATTAATGCAAATCTGAATTCTGGGGTTttaatattatttaattatttgatAAAAAACAGCATTATAAACACAGTGCTTCATCGTTTATAACCCATGTGTGACAGAGAAGCCTGAGAGTTTAGAAAACGCTGCTCAAGTGTGCAAACACATAAAAATAACTCTGATTTCATTCCTTTTAAAAATATGctgattttaaatgtaatttggGTTTTTAGGCAGAAGCTCAGTCAGCCAGAGCGCGTTTACGTCGCTGCTAACCTACGTGGATCATGTGGAAAAAGATAGCTGCCCACCCAGGCCCCCAGCTGGCACCTTGGTTAAATATAGAGCTGGATGGAAACAAGCAGTGCCTCCTCCCACAGAAACACAGCCTATCTTATCGTACAGCTGCATCACACCGAGAGATAAGCATGACTGGGAGCCATAAATCAGCCAGAACAAAGGAGAGAAAAACAAACCATAAACCCCCTTAAAGGTTCTCATGCTCTGAACATCAGAGGCTTCGTTTTCTGTTTACGTTTCCTGATGGCGTTTCACCACACTTCAGCACACTGGGATAATAAATCTGTGGGAAGCGGAAACGTGTCTGTGTGAGTGAGGCGGATGGAGAATGATCGAGATCTGATGGGTCGCATCAGGTGTCTGCATCACTTTCCTCCACATCAGGACTATTTTTAGAGTTGGCGTGCGACTATTTACCGACTTCTAATTTTATCCACAGCAGCATGTGTCTGCAGCCTCACAGGTTCAGAACCTCTGCAGCAAAATCACAAATGTCAGTCAGTAACGAGCAAATGGAGGGCAGCCATGATGGACTTTCTGgtactgcctgtgtgtgtgtgtgtgtgtgtgtgtgtgtgtgtgtgtgtgtgtgtccgtgtgttcgtgtgttcgtgtgtgtgtgttcgtgtgtgtgtgttcgtgtgtgtgtgtgtgtgtgtgtgtgtgtgtgtgtgtgtgtgtgtgtgtgtgtgtgtgtgtgtgtgtgtgtgtgtgtgtgtgtgtgcgagagagagagacacacacacacacacacagaggcgtaCTAACCTGGGTAACAGGGTCATGTTGCTTTCATAGAAGAAACGAAGCTCCTGTGGGGTGCTGGcctaaaaacacaaacacaaacacaaacacacattttgcATCGTTTTTAAACACGTCCAGACGTGAATAATATTTAGGCACTAGCCCTTTACAAAGAGGTTTTCTCATAGATACGTGGTGACGATCCCACAGGGACGGTGTGATGCTCTTCAGCAGCTCCATAAATACCAGCAGCAGAACAAACAACTTCATCATCCTTCAGACAAAAAGCAACTAAAACGGGTTTTTTTTTCTAATAATGAAGTGTTTCCAAACTAACAGAAGGATAAAAGTGCAACATAAGATTAAACTCTGTGTGTTTGAGTGAAATCAAAAGCAGCCACGTGAGCGGCTGCAGGTTGTGAAACACTGTTTACTCTGGTTCAGAGAAAGAGGCCGGTGGGCATTTCCTCATGCCCTGCTACGTAAACAAGGCTCATTCCTCACAAGCAGAAGGCTCCAGAAGAGCCTCGTTCTGTGAACAGGTGGCTCTGATGGGTGTGTGGTGGATCGTGTTGTTGTTCTGGGCTTCAGGAACGCACAGATTCAGTTTCCCTTTCCAAGAAACTAAACAAAGCTCATTTCTGTTTATCTAAAATGAAATGTCTCTATTCGTGTAGCTAAACGTCTGAGTAAGGTTTTGTTGTATGTGTGTCTCGCTCACATGAAAAGGGGCTTTCCCAGTCAGACACTGGTACACAATGGTACCGATGCTCCACAGATCAGCCTTGCTGTCGTAGCTCTGGGACATGATGACCTCCGGAGCCTGTGATCAAACAAACAAAGCTTCTAGCCGACACACACAGTGACATTATAAGCTGCAACCTCAGCAGACCTACCATGTACATAGGAGAGCCACACAGCGTGGCAGCCATGGTGTTCATCTGGAGGTGGCGTGCGAACCCAAAGTCAGCTGCAGATTTAGTGACATGGATCAGTTCCATCCAACAGAAGCATTTTTTATTCCCAGGGTATATTTTCAGAAAGACAAAttgaaactagggatgtcccgttccgatatcgaACCAAAAACACTATCTGATtctatcggactgcatcaaaaatctccgatattagCAGCACGTTCCactttaaattccattccagcaattctatccatcagcgcccagatccagcatgcaaagtccacgtgatcagaacagtgGGTGCTAGCAAATCAGCAAGGAACAATGTCGCCCATGTGGCTGTATTTTTCATTAAAGTCAGAAAAAGACAGTTTGGCTCAGTGCAGcacttgtcatgcacaagttccccgtggtggaacagaaccggggaagggtaatacgtccaacctcatcgtgcatttgaagcaggatcacaaGACATTGCACGAGGAGTTTCACAGTGTGTGAAATCCACACTTTAGATGctcaacttgtagcagttggtcagtgaacaatattgtgttttttccctaatgtccctaacctcagctgttcacatttatgcaaccaaaggttaataaataattggtcagtttttttatacttactgttgatggcttttgttttctgtttgagtaataccacttgatcaagccttttatacattccacattgagaaataggtaaaagtgtgtatgatttgtgctgataccatatcagattgatatcggtcAGTACaacaatatcggtatcgtatcggaagtggaaAAAGTTGCATCGGGACATCCGTAACTGAAACAATTACCGATCTTGATGCTGgtgttggtggagctggaccTGCGCCCCTCTGAGTGGCACAGCAGAATGTTCTGGGGTTTGAGGTCTCGATGGAGGATGCCTTTGCTCTGCAGGACCTTCATGGCCTGAGCAATCTGCTGCAGGAACACACGGATGGTGTCCTCACTCAGGGTGCCCTTGGCTGTCAGAGAAACAAATGGGGGGCAAAATAACCATAACCAATAGATGACTCACAAAAACAGATTTAATTAGTCTGAATCGGAGTTAACCTGACATTTCAGGAGCCCCCGTATTTTTCCATCAGAGCACATGGATAGGTGAGTGACAGATGGGTGAGGCTATGTCCCTCACCCTCGCCAAAGTGAACGAGTCTGGTGCTGCAAACAGCTAAATGTGGTGCCTTAAGGCTTCAAGGGTCACTTTATATAAATTAGACCCCTAATATACAAACCGGCCGGCAAACAAAGCCAGACAACATCAACTTGAGAACCATCTTATTGTAAAAAGGTGGTCTGATATTTGAGCAACGAGATATTTTCTACTGAGAAAAGCTTCTgagaatataatgaaatgctgccTGAGAAAACAGATGCTGATATACCAACGTTCACACTATTTAAGCAGGGAAATCCCAGAAAATAAACCAATCAAAGAGCTGGTTGGGAGATTTTATTTTATCTGGGTTAAGTCCTTTGGAGAATTAAAGAGTATTTACCCATAAAACTTGTCCAACCCTAAAACCTAATTTATGTAGACCCAAGCCTAAATCTTATTACTGCTTCCCAAAacaagcgtgcacacacacacacacacaaaaacaacagTAAACTGCCAAAAAGGGGAATAAACACTGATACTGACCCCCTAATGTTCCAAACactgaaacgtgtgtgtgtgtgtgtgtgtgtgtgtgtgtgtgtgtgtgtgtgtgtgtgtgtgtgtgtgtgcgcgtgcgtgtgtgtgtgtgtgtgtgtgtgtgtgtgtgtggcatggtTTGCAGCAAACCTACAGTGAAGATGATCTGCCAGATCACCCCCGTTGCAGTACTGAAAAGATAGAAGAGGCGGGTCTTAACCGAGATTTTCACATGGTAATGCAGTTTGCTCTTAGAGGTGATTTGCATTTCTACAACTCACCTCCATTATGAGATACACACACCCTCCCATCTCCTGTGGAAAACAATCACATAAAACACTATTAGCGGTGCTGATGGAGGGGTAAACACGTTTTTTTAAGGGAAATGAACTAAACAACCCGTCAGTGTCTCAGCAGCTGCACTGATGATTACACAACCACTAACAACACCTCAAGCCGAGGATTGAGTCAGCTTGTTGAAATCCTCAACCAGCTAGCGCTGAactcgggggggggggtaggCCTGAAACCAGATCCAGGCGGGGCCTGTGCTCGGCTCCCTGAATCATTCAGGACCCATTCCAAATCCAGCACTCCTCTTTATTGCCGTTAAAAATAACCAGGAGGCAGTGAGGTGACATGGAGTGACGTAAAAGGGTGAGAAGTTTAACGTGCCGGTCCCACCTGATGGAAAAAGACTTGCCTAATCGAGTTAAAGAGTTGTTTTGGAGCGGCGCATGAAGGCGTTTTTACCAGAGATGTGGCCTTGAGCCATGTGTCTGATGACTTTAGACGGGGTGAAATACACAAACTTTAACAGCATGCAGACACGAAGCACTCACCAAGTCACCTCTTCAAGTGTTCACAGCATTAAAGATAAAACATGGCTGTGAAGCTTCATCTTTTCCCAGCAGATCATGACATAAGTTAAATGATAAACTCTTAACAAAACTCTAATTTCATGATGAAGGAATCGGCCAATATACGGAGTGATTAGGCTGATTGATGAAAGGCTAATTTAAAACTCAGAAATCTACATTTTAAGTGGGTGGATCCTTTCTCCTTTCCTGGTCATATTTTTATGCAAGTGTCCTATTAACCATAGCACTTTGAGATAAATCGGAATGACTCAACGTCAGCATCAGCATGTCTGAGCTGTACACATTTCAGTTCAGTTCTGTTTGCTGCTTGTTCTGTCACATAAATACAGAAGCCTTCATAACTTCtggatattattttatttttgctctgTATTAAATTACAAATTTAGTGGGGGAAAAAATCCCATAGTTGCACCAAAATCCCAAAAGGTGACTGGAATCAGCCAGTTCTCTGTGTGATCGGCTTAATCTGGAACCCAAACAGGGAGGCGTTACCTTCCTGAATCTGGTTTCAACAAACACTTGACCTGAATCAGTAATGGCAGGCCAGAGCTGTAGAAGAACCACAGATCAGAATCGGGCCTCAAATCTGGTTTAATTTGGCTCTGGACTTCCATGACTTAACTTTAGACCCGACTGGAAAACGTGAGACTTGTAAAACAAGAACTTGGTCCTACCTCTGGTGTTTTCTTGAGCAAGTGCCAAAAACCACCGTATGACTATTGTggttcaataacacaataaagacTATGAAAAGAGAAAAGTGGTGCAGCTTTGTCATTGGCCCCATGTGCTGATACCCGAGACTGAGCCTTATAAGCCATTGTTTAACCTGGGGCACCCTCCCATCTGTCAGGCCTGATGAGGATCTGCTCAGGCGGGTCTCTCTGGCAGGTGTCAGCAGACAGCAGGTCACTGGAAGAGCAGACCAGCAGTGCAAACACAACCGAGCAGATGGCTGATGTCATTGGATATGGTTAAGATAAAGGGTCAGGAAGCATGAGGCAGCCACTACAGTCATCATCTGGCAGAAAACTCTACAGTATAACACACATCTGGACTTACCTGGTAGTCCAGTAGTCTCACAATATTCTCATGTTTGAGCTCCTGCAGGAAGGTGCGAAACACATTCTGTTAGAGGTGATTACTGACAGGAAGGTTtggaaataaaaattaaaattacCTTTAATATCTTAATCTCTTTTCCAAGCAAAGACTGGGATTTGGCTAGGTTTTTCTTGTTGATACACTTGATAGCGACTTCCCAGTCTCGTCTCTTGAATAAATAGAAGAGAGggatgtaaacaaacaaacacgtaACAAAAAAGCTGCTCGAGCGTCAAAGTTACCTCTTTGTGTCTGCCTTTGAACACAACAGCAAAGGCTCCGTGACCTATTAGGTCTTTCCTGTTGAACTCAAACTTGCCAACAGACTCCATGGtgagttaaaaaataaatataaacgtTAGAGTAAAGTGGGAGAAAAGTGGCGAGAGGCTAACACGCACTCCACGACACCGAGAAGTCCCATTTCACAGGAGTGCACCGGGCATGGCCCCGTGTAAACAAACACCACGATAACAGCACGGTGCGTAGAAAACTCAGCGGCTAAACAACAGGAACGGTCCGCTGTCAGTCCCAGCCCCGCTACACAAGCGTCCTACAGCGCTGCTGCGGCGGGTTGCTTTTTAAACACTGAGCTCAGACATTGTTGTTGTCACCTTCCTATCTGCTGGAGTCTCGTCTCCAGGTGCGCATGCGCAGAAACAAAGCCAGATTTTTGGTGGTGGTGCCTTCAAGCTCAGCTCGTAAATTCAATTTAAAGCTGTgacttattttaaaataatttctttAGTAAGAAAACTTTACTAGATGAATGGATATTTTAAGACCAAGCAACAGGATTTTATTAGGACTAAATCAGCTGATTTAGTTACAATTTCCTTGGATGGTTAATACAACTTTATGTTGTTGCCAGATTCCCAGCTGGTTGAAACGTGTCGAAAAAATGTTCAATACTTCTTCTAGCTCAAAAAATGGTTTCAACCAAAGGTTTCTAATATCTTAAGCCACAAAAAAGCAAGCTTAGAAA carries:
- the ulk1a gene encoding serine/threonine-protein kinase ULK1a isoform X3 → MESVGKFEFNRKDLIGHGAFAVVFKGRHKERRDWEVAIKCINKKNLAKSQSLLGKEIKILKELKHENIVRLLDYQEMGGCVYLIMEYCNGGDLADHLHSKGTLSEDTIRVFLQQIAQAMKVLQSKGILHRDLKPQNILLCHSEGRRSSSTNTSIKIADFGFARHLQMNTMAATLCGSPMYMAPEVIMSQSYDSKADLWSIGTIVYQCLTGKAPFHASTPQELRFFYESNMTLLPSIPKETSAHLRHLLLGLLQRNHRERMSFEEFFHHPFLETNSPAKKCSPSMVFSYPISGSASSSSSSSASQPASPHHLEEEMNQLQPNAPGSPAQDADSLLEKEAANQDAINQTSYTEDYVMVSDQFSCEYSCQLGDGSPTDSYLMSRGSSTLTRRGSGAAGRTPPPPAPLHSPPNPVSHPPTLNGRCCTPSVPIPVPTQIHNYQRLEQNLQPVGSHGSTRAGLCCADCSAAAVVECRGCSAPSPAVTSSFPTLEEGGGQLQLASPQAGLTPKTSEQTLPLSTRTGLPLGSPDSQVPSSHRQPRKPNRSRTFLNLQSLEQAPASQTNLNSTSANKKGPFKRSLSAGRLSDMLLKAAFEANLFEEEPDGSFSSDRSMDTAPPSGCHKVFQLSESPPAVLFTAGSPSNGNTLPEDVVSKMYSGSPSFVNSAWLLSSRPFQRGSRRNSETEVMDAGSHYSLVFHPPALPEDTLMEQAHTDTLSNLRFTLAFVTCVMELASSKDPGLGAVSSPDISFLEQSFVTDQISLLSREWSYAEQLVLYMKAEEFLSSALYAAQENIKQGQLLPSATVKQVIRKLNRMYKNCVTFCRTLNDRLQTFLLDKQRLMDRFSGLTAEKLIYSHTVYMVQSAALDEMFHYGAATMQRYNKALLLMEGLSRILTEQKDIDIIEKCKKRLERRLSALQT
- the ulk1a gene encoding serine/threonine-protein kinase ULK1a isoform X2 is translated as MESVGKFEFNRKDLIGHGAFAVVFKGRHKERRDWEVAIKCINKKNLAKSQSLLGKEIKILKELKHENIVRLLDYQEMGGCVYLIMEYCNGGDLADHLHSKGTLSEDTIRVFLQQIAQAMKVLQSKGILHRDLKPQNILLCHSEGRRSSSTNTSIKIADFGFARHLQMNTMAATLCGSPMYMAPEVIMSQSYDSKADLWSIGTIVYQCLTGKAPFHASTPQELRFFYESNMTLLPSIPKETSAHLRHLLLGLLQRNHRERMSFEEFFHHPFLETNSPAKKCSPSMVFSYPISGSASSSSSSSASQPASPHQHLEEEMNQLQPNAPGSPAQDADSLLEKEAANQDAINQTSYTEDYVMVSDQFSCEYSCQLGDGSPTDSYLMSRGSSTLTRRGSGAAGRTPPPPAPLHSPPNPVSHPPTLNGRCCTPSVPIPVPTQIHNYQRLEQNLQPVGSHGSTRAGLCCADCSAAAVVECRGCSAPSPAVTSSFPTLEEGGGQLQLASPQAGLTPKTSEQTLPLSTRTGLPLGSPDSQVPSSHRPRKPNRSRTFLNLQSLEQAPASQTNLNSTSANKKGPFKRSLSAGRLSDMLLKAAFEANLFEEEPDGSFSSDRSMDTAPPSGCHKVFQLSESPPAVLFTAGSPSNGNTLPEDVVSKMYSGSPSFVNSAWLLSSRPFQRGSRRNSETEVMDAGSHYSLVFHPPALPEDTLMEQAHTDTLSNLRFTLAFVTCVMELASSKDPGLGAVSSPDISFLEQSFVTDQISLLSREWSYAEQLVLYMKAEEFLSSALYAAQENIKQGQLLPSATVKQVIRKLNRMYKNCVTFCRTLNDRLQTFLLDKQRLMDRFSGLTAEKLIYSHTVYMVQSAALDEMFHYGAATMQRYNKALLLMEGLSRILTEQKDIDIIEKCKKRLERRLSALQT
- the ulk1a gene encoding serine/threonine-protein kinase ULK1a isoform X1, with the protein product MESVGKFEFNRKDLIGHGAFAVVFKGRHKERRDWEVAIKCINKKNLAKSQSLLGKEIKILKELKHENIVRLLDYQEMGGCVYLIMEYCNGGDLADHLHSKGTLSEDTIRVFLQQIAQAMKVLQSKGILHRDLKPQNILLCHSEGRRSSSTNTSIKIADFGFARHLQMNTMAATLCGSPMYMAPEVIMSQSYDSKADLWSIGTIVYQCLTGKAPFHASTPQELRFFYESNMTLLPSIPKETSAHLRHLLLGLLQRNHRERMSFEEFFHHPFLETNSPAKKCSPSMVFSYPISGSASSSSSSSASQPASPHQHLEEEMNQLQPNAPGSPAQDADSLLEKEAANQDAINQTSYTEDYVMVSDQFSCEYSCQLGDGSPTDSYLMSRGSSTLTRRGSGAAGRTPPPPAPLHSPPNPVSHPPTLNGRCCTPSVPIPVPTQIHNYQRLEQNLQPVGSHGSTRAGLCCADCSAAAVVECRGCSAPSPAVTSSFPTLEEGGGQLQLASPQAGLTPKTSEQTLPLSTRTGLPLGSPDSQVPSSHRQPRKPNRSRTFLNLQSLEQAPASQTNLNSTSANKKGPFKRSLSAGRLSDMLLKAAFEANLFEEEPDGSFSSDRSMDTAPPSGCHKVFQLSESPPAVLFTAGSPSNGNTLPEDVVSKMYSGSPSFVNSAWLLSSRPFQRGSRRNSETEVMDAGSHYSLVFHPPALPEDTLMEQAHTDTLSNLRFTLAFVTCVMELASSKDPGLGAVSSPDISFLEQSFVTDQISLLSREWSYAEQLVLYMKAEEFLSSALYAAQENIKQGQLLPSATVKQVIRKLNRMYKNCVTFCRTLNDRLQTFLLDKQRLMDRFSGLTAEKLIYSHTVYMVQSAALDEMFHYGAATMQRYNKALLLMEGLSRILTEQKDIDIIEKCKKRLERRLSALQT